Within the Pseudoxanthomonas sp. Root65 genome, the region GCGGACTGGCTTGGGAACGGCGCGACCGCATCGACCATGCGGAAGCCGACTTCCGCCGCATCCTGGTGATCGAACCCGACAACGTGGCCGCGCTCAATGCGCTGGGCTACACGCTGGCCGACCGCACCACGCGCTATCAGGAGGCGCTAGAGCTGATCGATCGGGCGCGCACCGCCGTGCCGGACGATGCGGCCATCATCGACAGCTACGGCTGGGTGCTGTACCGGCTCGGCCGCCATGCGGAGGCGCTGGTCGAGCTGCGGCGGGCGTTCACGCTGCAGAAAGACCCCGAAATCGCCGCCCACGTGGCCGAGGTGCTGTGGGTGATGGGGCAGAAGGACGAGGCGCGCCGCTACTTCGAGGAGGCGCGCAAGCTCGACCCCGACAACCGCTCGCTGCTGCGGGCGCTGGAGAAGACAGGCGCATGAAGGTTTCTGGATTCCTGCTGGCGGGGCTGGCGGCCCTTTCGATGGCCGGCTGCGCCACGCGCGGCCCGGCGGTGGATTCTCCTGCCCTGCGCGATCCCGACGCGCTGGCGGCGGCGCAGGCCGGCCAGGCCACCCGCGCGGCGTGGTTGGCGTCGCAGCCGGACTGGTCGTTCGCGGGCCGGGTCGCGGTCAACGCCAACGGCAAGGGCGGCAGTGGCCGCCTCGATTGGCAGCAGACCGGCGCAACCTATCGGGTCGCCCTGAGTGCCCCGATCACCCGGCAGAGCTGGCGCCTGAGTGGCGACCTGCCCACCGGCGCCGCGCGCCTGGAGGGGCTGGAAGGCGGGCCGCGCGAGGGGGGCGATGCCGATCGCCTGCTGCGCGAGGCCACCGGCTGGGACATCCCGGTCGCCTCGATGGTGCACTGGGCCCGCGGTGTCGTCGATCCGGCGACGCCGGCCGAGGGCATCGAGTTCGACAACGATGGCCGCGTGCGGACCCTGACGCAGCAGGGCTGGCGGGTGGACTATCTGGACTGGTTCCCGGCCGAAGGCGCCCAGCCGGTCATGCCGCGACGGATGGAGGCGCGCCGTCAGGGCGCGACGGTGAAGGTCGCCGTCGACCAGTGGCAGCTGGCGCCGCAGTGAGCGTCTTCCCGGCCGACGAGGGCTGGTCGGCCTGGCCGGCGCCGGCCAAGCTCAACCTGACCCTGCAGATCGTGGGTCGCCGCGACGACGGCTACCATCTGTTGCAGACCGTGTTCCGGCTGCTGGACTGGGGCGACACGATCCATCTACGGCCGCGTGCCGATGGCGATATCAGGCGAGTGGGGGAGTCCGCACCCGGCGTCGCCGAAGCTGATGATCTCGTCATCCGTGCCGCCAAGCTGCTGAAAAAGGAAGCCAATGTCAGCGAAGGTGCCGACATTGGCGTCGAAAAGCGCATTCCGGCAGGGGGTGGCTTCGGGGGCGGCTCGTCGGATGCCGCCACCGTGCTGGTGGCCCTCGATGACCTGTGGGGTTGCGGGTTGGGGCCGGATCGGCTGGCGGCGCTGGGGCTGAAACTGGGTGCGGATGTGCCTGTCTTCGTGCGGGGTGAGAATGCCTGGGCCGAGGGCGTGGGCGAGATATTGACCCCGCTGACGCTGCAGTCGGCGGCGTATCTGCTGGTCGATCCTGGCGTCCATGTGCCCACGGCGGCCCTTTTCGCATCACAGGATTTGACGCGTGATGCTGCACCCGCGAAAATATCGGACTTCGTTTCGGGATCACTGCTCGGCAACGCGTTCGAGCCGGTCGTGCGTCGCCGGGAGCCTGCCATCGAGGCGGTCTTCCAGGCCCTTTCGCACATCGGTACGCCACGTTTGACGGGTTCCGGCGGCGGCTGCTTCGTGGAGTTCGCCGACCGGGCCTCTGCCGAGGCTGCGCTGGCGACCTTGCCGTCCGGGCTGCGTGCCTGGGTGGTGGAGGGCGCCGCGCGATCGCCACTGCTGCGCGCGCTGGAGCAGGTTCGCGGGACGGAGAAAAACGCCTAGGGGCGTCGCCAAGTGGTTAAGGCACCGGGTTTTGATCCCGGCATTCGTAGGTTCGAATCCTTCCGCCCCTGCCAATTCATCAGTTTCACGCCGCGCCTGCCGAGACGACCCATGCAAGACGAACGCAACCTGCTTGTCTTCTCCGGCAACGCCAACAAGCCGTTGGCGAACAGCATCTGCCGCGAGCTGGGCGTGCGGCCGGGCAAGGCGCTGGTGTCGCGCTTCTCCGACGGCGAAGTCCAGGTCGAGATCCAGGAGAACGTCCGCCGGCAGGAAGTCTTCGTCGTGCAGCCCACCTGCGCGCCGAGCGCGGAAAACCTGGTGGAACTGCTGGTCCTGATCGATGCGCTGAAGCGCGCCTCGGCCAGCAGCGTCACCGCGGTGGTGCCTTACTTCGGCTATGCCCGCCAGGATCGCCGCATGCGCTCCTCGCGCGTGCCGATCACGGCCAAGGTGGCGGCGAAGATGTTCGGCGCCGTCAGTGCCGACCGTGTGCTGACGGTGGACCTGCACGCCGACCAGATCCAGGGATTCTTCGATATTCCGGTCGACAACGTGTACGCCTCCCCGCTGCTGCTGGCCGACATCTGGCGCGCCTACGGCACGGAGAACCTGCTGGTCGTTTCGCCCGACGTCGGCGGCGTGGTCCGCGCCCGCGCGGTCGCCAAGCGCCTCGATGACGCCGACCTCGCGATCATCGACAAGCGCCGTCCGCGCGCCAACGTGGCCACGGTGATGAACATCATCGGCGACGTGGAAGGCAAGGACTGCGTGCTGGTGGACGACATCGTCGACACCGCGGGCACGCTCTGCGCCGCGGCGGCCGCGCTCAAGCAGCACGGCGCCAACAAGGTGGCGGCGTACTGTACCCACCCCGTGCTCTCCGGCCCGGCGGTGGACAACCTGAACAACTCGGTGCTCGACGAGCTCGTCGTCACCGATACCATCCCGCTCTCGCCCCAGGCGCAGGGCTGCAGCAAGATCCGCCAGCTGTCGGTGGCGGAACTGCTGGCGGAAACGATCCGCCGCATCGCCTTCGGCGAGTCGGTCAGTTCGCTGTACGTGGATTGAGTCTCTGCCGCGCGCTGGAACCTCGGCGGGCGGCTTCTCGGGTTCATCTGGTCGCGGATGAACCTTCATCAGATCGCCACCCGGCGGTCCAACAACTAGGTAGTGAAGCAAATGGCTAAGACACATGAAATCAAGGTCGAGCGCCGCGCAGACGAGGGTAAGGGTGCGAGCCGCCGCCTCCGTCACGCGGGCACCGTGCCTGCCATCGTCTACGGTGGCGAACTGAAGCCGGTCAGCATCCAGCTGAACCACAACGAGGTCTGGCTGGCCTCGCAGCACGACTGGTTCTACTCGTCGATCCTGGATCTGAGCCTCAATGGCGACATCCAGAAGGTGCTGCTGCGTGACATGCAGCGCCACCCGTTCAAGCAGCAGATCATGCACCTGGACTTCCAGCGCGTGAACGAGAACGAGACGCTGCGCACCGCCGTGCCGCTGCACTTCCTCAACGAAGACAAGTCGCCGGCCGGCAAGTCCGCCGAAGTCGTGGTCACCCACGAGCTGAACGAAGTCGTCGTCGAGTGCCTGCCGAAGGACCTGCCGGAATTCATCGAGATCGACCTGGCCGACCTGGCCATCGGTGCGGTGATCCACCTGTCCGACGTCAAGCTGCCGGCCGGTGTGGTCATCCCCGAGCTGAAGCTGGGCAAGGAACACGACGTCGCGGTCGTGATCGCCAAGCACGGCAAGGAAGAGGTCGAGGAAGCGCCGGCCGAGTCGGCCGACGTGCCGGCCGCCAAGGTCGCCAAGAAGGACGACAAGTAATCGCGTGAGCCTGC harbors:
- the lolB gene encoding lipoprotein insertase outer membrane protein LolB produces the protein MKVSGFLLAGLAALSMAGCATRGPAVDSPALRDPDALAAAQAGQATRAAWLASQPDWSFAGRVAVNANGKGGSGRLDWQQTGATYRVALSAPITRQSWRLSGDLPTGAARLEGLEGGPREGGDADRLLREATGWDIPVASMVHWARGVVDPATPAEGIEFDNDGRVRTLTQQGWRVDYLDWFPAEGAQPVMPRRMEARRQGATVKVAVDQWQLAPQ
- the ispE gene encoding 4-(cytidine 5'-diphospho)-2-C-methyl-D-erythritol kinase; its protein translation is MSVFPADEGWSAWPAPAKLNLTLQIVGRRDDGYHLLQTVFRLLDWGDTIHLRPRADGDIRRVGESAPGVAEADDLVIRAAKLLKKEANVSEGADIGVEKRIPAGGGFGGGSSDAATVLVALDDLWGCGLGPDRLAALGLKLGADVPVFVRGENAWAEGVGEILTPLTLQSAAYLLVDPGVHVPTAALFASQDLTRDAAPAKISDFVSGSLLGNAFEPVVRRREPAIEAVFQALSHIGTPRLTGSGGGCFVEFADRASAEAALATLPSGLRAWVVEGAARSPLLRALEQVRGTEKNA
- a CDS encoding ribose-phosphate diphosphokinase, which codes for MQDERNLLVFSGNANKPLANSICRELGVRPGKALVSRFSDGEVQVEIQENVRRQEVFVVQPTCAPSAENLVELLVLIDALKRASASSVTAVVPYFGYARQDRRMRSSRVPITAKVAAKMFGAVSADRVLTVDLHADQIQGFFDIPVDNVYASPLLLADIWRAYGTENLLVVSPDVGGVVRARAVAKRLDDADLAIIDKRRPRANVATVMNIIGDVEGKDCVLVDDIVDTAGTLCAAAAALKQHGANKVAAYCTHPVLSGPAVDNLNNSVLDELVVTDTIPLSPQAQGCSKIRQLSVAELLAETIRRIAFGESVSSLYVD
- a CDS encoding 50S ribosomal protein L25/general stress protein Ctc, with protein sequence MAKTHEIKVERRADEGKGASRRLRHAGTVPAIVYGGELKPVSIQLNHNEVWLASQHDWFYSSILDLSLNGDIQKVLLRDMQRHPFKQQIMHLDFQRVNENETLRTAVPLHFLNEDKSPAGKSAEVVVTHELNEVVVECLPKDLPEFIEIDLADLAIGAVIHLSDVKLPAGVVIPELKLGKEHDVAVVIAKHGKEEVEEAPAESADVPAAKVAKKDDK